taagacatatttaaaagcaataaataacttaaaacatgcataagataaatgtgatctagtattgcccgacttcatcttgaagctttaacttcaaagtccatcttgaaaatctccgtgggaggcaccattttcttcaaataggataagctataattaaaaactaattacaactatttgatggtacgcagaccatatttgaattgaaaaacaactttggtactttagaccaattacattcaaattaatggtacgcagaccatattttctatcctatttgggccatactagtcacttcataacctgcaaaacagtacatatacaatatataccattcacccattcattatcatgaatggcccacatagctggttagtaaaacacattatgcatcacataaacatttgcagcaattaatcaagggcaccaaaaatctacaaattattcagtccttattaattctaatcaagttgttttaaccttaaggatttgtagacctaatcaagagtttatgactaaaaagggctcccacttaaaccaataaattcatatgctttactaattttaaacataaaaatgtatttctagtctaaccggaaacatacaaatttaattaaaatttaaagctcatataaatttataattgaatccaaaaagtttaatttaatttcagtcgtatttaaattaattcatgattttaattttagtaaaataattagaataaataaaatttattataattacaatatccaaaattaaaatccaagaaattaatttaaattattaattttaaaattaattaaaattacgtaaactgaaaatttcaaattaaaatttcaaaacgatctaatcgcaacgcaacaatcccacgcaacgcacgcccatgggccacacgcacacatccattgctggccatgtgcacgcagcccatgcgctgcgtcgcatcgctgctgctcaccatcgcaaggcatcacgcgagctggtgctcgctgcgcgcgccagcgctcgacgcaacaagcatgatGTCGcagaccatcgctgggcgcagcgctcgtcgcacgtcgcaacaagcaagctgcttgccatcgctgggcgcagcgctcgtcgcacgtcgcaacaagcaagctgcttgccatcgctgggcgcagcgctcgtcgcacgtcgcaacaagcacgctacacgccatcgctgggcgcagcgctcgtcgcacgtcgcaacaagcacgctgcacgctatcgctgggcgcagcgctcgtcgcacgcacaatagagctcgctgcgcgcgagcgatcgatgctgggcgtagcactcgtggcacgcgagcttgcgctcgctgcgcgcgaggctccgcacgcttgcgcgaggcagtgcgcgctgtgacgcagctcgcttgctgccccacgcgactgctcgtgccttgctctcgccctcgcccattcgcccattgcacacatcccacgacacaaggcagggctgctgccttgtgctcgtgcaccatggccttgttcattgcattcgtaccgcatgggcgacgagctcccttgctcgtcgtcacatgcccgcactatacaacaccccttaagggtaacacgtagcgtccattgctttgtgcgtgcaagttatatgagagaatcgcataaaaatttaaaatttatattcaaaattaatgacaaattaataaataatattaatttcataattttagggcgaaaaatcgaaaatttattatttaattgatttccgattaaatggattcaagtctaggtcataaaaatttaaaatttaacataaatttacaatttttgtggtggtttttaatcataggtatctaattaaattataactaattatgaaaatcaaattaattctaaattattccaattttcaacaaattaatcataattacaaattagattgcataattaacaaggctaggcattcaaacttgttaaacatatacagtaggtcaatcaaaaattcaagatttatcaacaagaatcgcaaatatttaatttaacatcttaaatttacgaaattttgcatttgaaaaactaaaacctccgaaaagtcatagttaggcttcgaatttgagaattctgggttcggccgaaaaaaaacttttttgtcaaaattttagaatgccttttacatgcggaattgacacaaaaatcactcgatttggatgagtaacgaagaaactgccgaaaaactgcgtacgtataattaaataaacgcaatttgcaattaattaacaattacgaaaattaatcaccccttttaattcttgcaaatttgtaatatttaaccatgttcatgcaatttagattatgaaaataataagaggctcgtgataccactgtaaggttatgatacatatgacaattcataaatcatgcggaaaaaccataaagccaggaaagcatattatttacacataatcatttagcatagtttagatgcatacactttgttgcgtgccttccctagctgcgcccgaaccgaacaagaacaagtctttaggactccaagtgtcgtccctccgtagatagtccacagcacgtccggatccgccttaagcttgaccaactaggatcgcccttaaggtacttagaattttcggctagtataggcaattgtatgactgaatttttgctctcaaaaatcactttgaatactttaatactctatataaaataatgaccctaggcctttatttatagaggtatggaaagggaataggtatcctattaggatacgaattaattaaactagaatcctaatagaattcttattttaattaattcatccttttaggtttaggaatttaatcatatgtcgaaacctgataactttaggattcgtatagctcacaaacacacacacgcacgcacagcagcccacgaggggcgccatgcacgcgcgcgcagcccggtggtgcgtttgtggcgcgctggcttgctgggcgatggcccgggttcgtgctgggccttcgtctggcaggcctcgtccgatgctaattcgtacgatacgcttccgattaatttcccgattccggaattcatttccgatacgaacaatattcaacatttccgattccggaatcaatttccgtttcgaacaaatatttaatatttccgtttccggaatattttccgattccgataatatttccgattctgacaatatttccgtttccggcaatatttccgattccggcaatatttccatttccgataatattttccgatacgtaccatgtttccgtttccggcaacatctacgacttggataatatttatatttccgatacgatccatatttccgtttccggcaatatcatcgtttccggagcattcatttcttgcctgtgacgatctcagctcccactgaaaccaagatccgtcgattccgaatatccatagatggagtatttaatgccattcaatacttgatccgtttacgtactatttgtgtgaccctacgggttcagtcaagagtaagctgtggattaatatcattaattccacttgaactgaagcggcctctagctaggcattcagctcacttgatctcactgaattattaacttgtttaattaatactgaaccgcacttattagacttaacatagaatgcatacttggaccaagggcattatttccttcaagatctTGCAAGAATGCTCAATTTGGGACCAACAACAGTATGGAGGCTCATCAAGAGGAAAATTATTAAGCCACACTCAAGTCCCTTGAATCCAGGCATTTCAGAAGCATGCAAAATGGCAAGGATGAGGTGGGTACTCAGACTGATAATGGATTACACTATACCACAAGAACCAACATATTACAGCATGTATGACTTCATTCATATTAATGAGAGGTGGTTTTATttggctaatacatacggacgtatgtgggcctatgagtacaaaagcaagaggtgagttcagctatttcataacgtttacggacgacttcagtgaCTCAAAAAAACCAGAGAGTTTATCTTGCAAATAATGAACCCTATCGACATAGAAGTGCAAGTTCAAGAACCAAGATACCAAAATTCATGTTCATGGCAGCAGTAGCCAGACCAAGGTGGGGTGAAAATGGAAAttgtgaatttgatggtaaaaTAGGCATATTTCCATTCACAAATGCAGTTGCAGCCAAGAGGACATCAAAAAACAGAGTAAAGGGGACCATTGAAACAAAGCCAGTGAAGTCTGTAAATCAAATTGAAACAAAGGCAATGATGATCAACATGCTAATTCCAGCAATCAAGGCAAAGTGTCCACCACATGAAGGGGAAAAGGTCATCTATATTGTTCAAGATAATTCAAAGGCACATACATTGCAAGATGATCCTGAATGGCAACTACACTACAAACAAGATGGGTTCACTTTTGTGTTGACTCAACAGCTagcaaacagtccagattgCAACATCTTGGACTTGGGATTTTTTAGGTCCATACAATCACTTATGCACAAGAAAATGCCTAAAACTGTGGAGGACTTAAGTGGAGCAGTGTATGATTCTTTTAATGAATTGCATCCTAAGACATTGTCTAATGTGTGGATGACATTACAGTTTGtttctaatgagattctaaaCACAAGGGCAACAATGATTACCAACTTCCACACAACAAGAAGAAGATACTAAAAGATGAAGGCAGACTGCCAGAGCAAGTCAAGGCACCTATATGGGCAGTTAATGAATGCATACAACTCTatgatgaatggaaagcaaacCAGTGAAGCAAAGAGAAAACAAGTAGAtaactttttttgttttggggacatgttttGAAATTGACAAGTAGGACCAATGtgtcacttttgtaagcttaaatgcaagcataacatgtaggcaaaatattttttaagcatatcttttggaagcatcaatGAATGAATCTCATGTTTAAGTTTAGTAAAGTTTTTTTTCATCATTCTTATTCACATAAATATAGACTAATCAAGGCAACATAATGAGATTTATAAGGCAAGGCAATAAACAAGGCAGAAGTGGCAAAACAAGAACAAGGAAGCATTGGCAAaacaagaacaaggcagcattggcaaaacaagaacaaggcagcattggcaaaACAAGAACAAGGCAGAAGTGGCAAAACAAGAACAAGGCAGAAGTGGCAAAACAAGAACAAGGCAGAACAGGTAAAACAAGAACAAGGCAGAAGTGGCAAAACAAGAACAAGGCAGAAGTGGCAAAACAAGAACAAGGCAGAAGAGGTAAAACAAGAACAAGGCAGAAGTGGCAAAACAAGAACAAGGCATAAGAGGTAAAACAAGAACAAGGCAGAAGTGGCAAAACAAGAACAAGGCAGAAgtggctgtagacacctacttttgtccccattcccgaaagggaaggttcgatgatgagaaaataaatctccacttggaaacgcatctcctataaaataacgaatctcgatcacccttttcatttcacccgaacctgctatttatagaaacctgctaaaaatagtaactgccataacgggtagttgctaagagtggcaaaacataaaagatagaaacctgtcagaattaggtgttgcactccgacatatatcctaaaagagatagaatttgcaagaggaatcctattcctagtataattcgaaaataaagagttacgtattaattaaaatcctaacgagcctagagttcgtaacgggcccagacgcattccgtcgtaaagttaatacgcactaaaagactcggataaatctcaaacactccggattctaagagtccaaatctgacaaggaaatacggcccagaccctattttcaacgcctggctctgggcgctgaaaatacctgggtatgtgttctctcctaattcttcttggattagagctctacaattctatctttccacgaactcttccctataaatacagtcccaaattcgacgtgaacacaacacacaattcatattctgagtattgactccaacccctaatcctaagcctcacgctgcgaaattgatcccgcgttctgtcgcaatcgatccaaaaatcgaacagaacgtatcctgacccttgtagctgaagaattaagcccggatacCGGAACCTTGCcaggaaacttgagattcgttaaataaaaggagaaatagcaaagccaaagtggttagttttctgagaaccgtgacgcacctctcaagggtgcgtcgtaatgtgtcccttcgcatgatttaattgctttcctcgcccttttataaaactgttaaactactaaatctgattgttctatcacacgtaataaagataatattttgggaaattgaactatcatgctaggtcccttaaatcaatctaaacaagataatcacgatcgatctagtataatgtgctgcatattgctaaaatcaattcagattagtttaatagttaacgcatgtcccttcaattatttatgctgagctagtaaggatgtcctgcctctggagttatcgaagagcgagtactcctctcggtagttacagtcccccgaaccctcaaactctaccttgcgggtgtacgttgagagatccccacaccagggatcacaagggaacctatggccgtcgtggtcaaacataattgcactccctttatgtcacgataaccgggtgttgtcagtttttctcattgtcgttaaaaactgaatggcgactcctatattactagtcaattgggtgtaaactcacaggaaatccaattacacttgatttgacaaaaagaaacgtcacgcccacgagggacgaggtcacgcattagcctcgtgctttttcgaccccctcacagtggcgactctactggggatagtgaaggaaatactcgtgctcgtaggtaatcaaaatagccgaagggtgaaacgatcctaccccgcgtttatttccccatcaagttgggacgacctaaaaatcagcatattaatgtgaacggacagaaccgcataacgaatcttggctcccttggatgtttcatctcgggagttcggactaaggatacccatcgccaaccggggggtgcatacgcttcgaatgttatcCACTCGGcgctttcgctagtagtacacccgtcccaaacccaatcgctcgcccactaggcccctctcattggtgcatacccccttggcttacatcgtgattgacctcttgggcgaaattcgtctgttgaaggcactacctcgaccggggcatgtgttggatctgcgatagaagcggtaccaagccgctgcaaatactacccatagaagcctatcataaactacatgacatattattattttgcctcatgatgtaatgttagttatgtgtagcgaattatgtgattgtgtgtgacaaaaatcttgctagaaaaccaacgaccttaaaaattgcccaaacattctaaaccaattggccaaagagttataccaaaatacgtgttccgcaaacccgaatgatcgccacaaaaataagcgacgctcgggatggcccgtaacgaatcccacaaacgctgcacaacgcgtaaaggacgttattaggcaagcacacaaaatcaaagtcgcataaacgaaaagatatacgcaaacagaagacGAGggccagccagggacgcattttcaacgcccctggctgggcgccaatatttttcacgcccactgctgggcgctgaagttgctgcctggccttttggtcaggcacaacagcctcggtgcccgcgcataaaaaaaatacgtagcaataaaagaaaattcgcaaaattgctacaagggcgtacgaaaaggcactcgattctaaaagcgactaaaaaatatatataaataactttttgcgtcgttgataggcctcctacgacgacaatgttcggcaccaaaaccgagcgtgctaataactatgaatgtcacacgggcaagtgtttcgaaaatccaaagaatgaccaagaaaaaaaccaaaaagtgtaccaacaaaggagagaataaaaaaaaaacccaatagatagagtcaaaagtctagactaagtaacgcttaaaactttggggcctaaactttagcttatcttatgcatagggctggtcctgccacttggtgccgatctgaaaatcaaaggttagtgcgtctcgaagctacatcaccgacgcaaggtttagtaactccaggtTCCGtctgtcatccctcatttcaaggatctccgcttccccaacctcgattcgcaccctcaaacatgtctatagaagagctacagaaccaaatggcccaaatgaccctactcatgaaccaactgaaaatggaaaacgaatccttagcggctgcgcaagccaaacatttTGCATTACTGGTCATTTGGCCTCTTGAAACCGAAttagtccaaaaattcattgacaacctggacccaatttacaaacaacatcttagatacttgggccttga
This Spinacia oleracea cultivar Varoflay chromosome 6, BTI_SOV_V1, whole genome shotgun sequence DNA region includes the following protein-coding sequences:
- the LOC130463091 gene encoding uncharacterized protein, coding for MAAVARPRWGENGNCEFDGKIGIFPFTNAVAAKRTSKNRVKGTIETKPVKSVNQIETKAMMINMLIPAIKAKCPPHEGEKVIYIVQDNSKAHTLQDDPEWQLHYKQDGFTFVLTQQLANSPDCNILDLGFFRSIQSLMHKKMPKTVEDLSGAVYDSFNELHPKTLSNVWMTLQFVSNEILNTRATMITNFHTTRRRY